A window of Kosmotoga arenicorallina S304 contains these coding sequences:
- a CDS encoding carbohydrate ABC transporter permease, producing the protein MKIINKKKIILRILFYIGLVIIVLPTVFVFYWMVLSSFKNQVQNLSYPPLFIFKPTLENYTAVFKQQNFGKYLFNSFVVATGSTFISLLVGIPAAYSISRFKMKRTIFVLTVARMIPFISYLIPWYILFTKLKLVDTYLGLTLSHIIINLPLVIILMSSFFDDVPVELEEAATVDGASAFRTFLEISVPIAANGIITSAILSFIFSWNQFLFSLILSGPKTKTVPIAVFNFMSYEMINWGGIMAAATLIALPVLILTLFIHRYIVKGLTMGALKE; encoded by the coding sequence ATGAAAATAATCAATAAGAAGAAAATAATTCTGAGAATTTTGTTTTATATAGGTCTCGTCATTATAGTGCTTCCAACTGTGTTTGTTTTTTACTGGATGGTATTATCCTCGTTCAAAAATCAAGTTCAGAATCTTTCTTATCCTCCACTATTCATTTTCAAACCAACACTGGAAAATTACACTGCTGTTTTCAAACAACAGAATTTTGGCAAATATCTTTTCAATAGTTTTGTGGTAGCAACTGGCTCTACTTTCATTAGTTTGCTTGTAGGAATTCCTGCAGCATATTCTATTTCGCGCTTCAAGATGAAGCGTACTATTTTTGTGCTTACTGTTGCAAGAATGATTCCTTTTATAAGCTATCTAATTCCATGGTATATTCTATTTACAAAATTAAAACTGGTTGATACTTACTTGGGATTAACTCTTTCACATATTATAATAAACCTTCCCCTCGTTATTATTCTAATGTCTTCGTTTTTTGACGATGTCCCAGTCGAGTTAGAAGAGGCTGCCACTGTTGATGGTGCTTCTGCCTTTCGTACATTTCTCGAAATTTCTGTACCAATCGCAGCAAATGGCATTATTACTTCTGCCATATTGAGCTTCATTTTTTCCTGGAATCAGTTCCTTTTTTCGCTCATACTTTCGGGTCCAAAAACTAAAACAGTTCCCATTGCTGTCTTTAATTTCATGTCTTATGAAATGATTAATTGGGGAGGTATCATGGCAGCAGCAACATTGATTGCTTTACCTGTGCTTATCTTGACGCTTTTTATACACCGTTACATTGTAAAGGGATTAACAATGGGGGCATTAAAAGAATGA
- a CDS encoding carbohydrate ABC transporter permease has product MKKLKWWFLVPAIVLISSLIIFPIGYNLFLSFHKWGGSSRIAPVFVGIRNFVYAFHDMRFTNSLWITFYFTALALSVEVILGFFIALYINREFKGKNFVKALLVFPFTATPVAIAMVWTIIYDPTLGILNYFLSFIGLDGITWLGNQSLVIPALVMVDVWEWTPLVTLIALAGLENIPVSLLEAAKIDGASKGQILRKIIIPLIKPSLIAAAMIRSWDCIKTFDIIYVMTQGGPGFASENLNIYAFNSAFRYFKMGYASSLMIILFAIVLGVNIALYYLRGVKE; this is encoded by the coding sequence GTGAAGAAGTTGAAATGGTGGTTTCTTGTACCTGCAATTGTACTTATCTCCTCGTTAATTATTTTCCCAATTGGGTATAATCTTTTTCTTAGCTTCCATAAATGGGGCGGCAGCTCGAGAATTGCTCCAGTTTTTGTTGGAATAAGGAATTTTGTTTATGCTTTTCACGATATGCGATTCACAAATTCTTTGTGGATAACCTTTTATTTCACAGCACTTGCACTTTCAGTAGAAGTAATTCTTGGTTTTTTTATTGCTCTGTATATAAACAGAGAATTCAAAGGAAAAAACTTTGTAAAAGCTCTCTTGGTTTTTCCTTTTACAGCAACTCCTGTCGCCATAGCAATGGTCTGGACAATAATTTATGATCCAACGCTTGGTATTCTGAATTATTTTCTATCATTCATAGGGCTTGATGGCATTACTTGGTTAGGTAACCAATCTTTGGTTATCCCAGCGTTAGTTATGGTTGATGTATGGGAATGGACTCCATTGGTAACTCTCATTGCCCTTGCTGGCTTAGAGAATATACCCGTTTCACTTTTAGAAGCAGCCAAAATTGATGGTGCATCAAAGGGACAAATACTTCGAAAAATAATAATCCCTCTGATTAAACCTTCGCTTATTGCTGCAGCTATGATTCGATCTTGGGATTGCATAAAAACTTTCGACATCATTTATGTTATGACTCAAGGAGGACCCGGATTTGCTTCCGAAAACTTGAATATCTATGCTTTTAACAGTGCTTTCAGATATTTCAAAATGGGTTATGCAAGTTCTCTTATGATCATCCTTTTTGCAATAGTTCTTGGTGTAAATATTGCTCTTTATTATTTGAGGGGTGTTAAGGAATGA